A genomic segment from Actinoplanes sichuanensis encodes:
- a CDS encoding ROK family protein, translating into MKTTRADPQPADFTDVRATNLAVVLRHLRAHGPSSRASIAASTGLNKATVSSLTGSLIEQRLLRETGLSGNRIGRPGTALALDGSAYAAIGLQIAGDRLTALAVDFAGEQLLLWHRQFSSGPGTAALDLDPTGNGAADGRAISAVAALAQRAATRVRQHGRQVLGLTVAVPGLVSDGGTVSLSPALGWSDVDLRGLLTGSLRQPDLDVAVANHAGLAAIAELRHGGHQAQSDLTYVTGAAGIEAGIVVDGRLLHGARGLTGQIGRFSLGPAGSPTLADLAGVDQLVRRALPGFDPAELSDLTPAVEQVATEARSGDTTALAALRDTGCHLGQGLALLANLVNPEVIVLGDHYATLAEWILPAAEAELSRNTLAPAAGGARLVASSLGLHAAALGGAVAHLDRIDTGALPTAAP; encoded by the coding sequence GTGAAGACCACCCGGGCCGACCCACAACCGGCCGACTTCACCGACGTGCGCGCCACCAACCTGGCCGTGGTCCTGCGACACCTGCGCGCCCACGGGCCCAGCTCCCGCGCCTCGATCGCCGCGTCCACCGGGCTCAACAAGGCGACCGTCTCCAGCCTCACCGGCAGCCTCATCGAGCAGCGTCTCCTGCGTGAGACGGGCCTGAGCGGCAACCGGATCGGCCGACCCGGGACGGCGCTGGCGCTGGACGGTTCGGCATATGCCGCGATCGGCCTGCAGATCGCCGGCGACCGCCTGACCGCCCTGGCCGTGGACTTCGCCGGCGAGCAGCTGCTGCTGTGGCACCGGCAGTTCTCCAGCGGCCCGGGCACCGCCGCCCTCGACCTCGACCCTACCGGAAACGGCGCCGCCGACGGGCGGGCGATCAGCGCGGTGGCCGCTCTGGCCCAGCGTGCCGCCACCCGGGTCCGGCAGCACGGCCGGCAGGTGCTCGGCCTCACCGTGGCGGTGCCCGGCCTGGTCTCCGACGGTGGCACGGTCAGCCTGTCACCGGCGCTCGGCTGGTCCGACGTCGACCTTCGCGGTCTACTCACCGGCTCGCTGCGTCAGCCCGACCTGGACGTCGCCGTCGCCAACCATGCGGGCCTCGCCGCGATCGCCGAGCTACGGCACGGCGGTCATCAGGCACAATCCGATCTGACGTACGTCACCGGCGCCGCCGGGATCGAAGCCGGCATCGTCGTCGACGGCCGCCTCCTGCACGGCGCACGGGGTTTGACCGGCCAGATCGGACGGTTCAGTCTCGGCCCGGCCGGCTCCCCCACTCTGGCCGACCTGGCCGGCGTCGACCAGTTGGTCCGGCGCGCCCTGCCCGGTTTCGACCCGGCGGAGCTGTCCGACCTCACCCCGGCGGTGGAACAGGTGGCGACCGAGGCCCGATCCGGCGACACGACCGCGCTGGCCGCGCTCCGGGACACGGGCTGTCACCTGGGTCAGGGCCTGGCCCTACTCGCGAACCTGGTCAATCCCGAGGTGATCGTGCTCGGCGACCACTACGCCACGCTGGCCGAGTGGATCCTCCCGGCCGCCGAAGCCGAGCTCTCCCGAAACACCCTGGCCCCGGCAGCCGGCGGCGCCCGACTGGTCGCGTCGTCGCTGGGTCTGCACGCCGCGGCCCTGGGCGGAGCAGTGGCCCACCTGGACCGCATCGACACCGGCGCGCTACCCACCGCCGCCCCTTAG
- a CDS encoding glycosyl hydrolase family 95 catalytic domain-containing protein, whose protein sequence is MQSNVNPSFRDAESTEDWERALISGNGRQGALCYGSPARLRFTLAHEDLFQPVTEPLPAPLTAPALPRLRELLDADRFRDAARAVCDLAVQEHPGYEQTRWIDPLIGAGTLTFTPANPGDDYRRGTDFSTGVVRQEWAGVTVDAFVSRTADVLVIRVVGTDGTVGVGPIDGTPERPIHYTVDEFGDDLVLTGRFEQPLWAGALPGWALAVRVRRTEEGILIFARTVTGTPAPADALADLPAGDFDDLLKEHVAEHGNLFGRVDLDLGGHPARELFDAGRYTILSSTGRRPPTLQGVWSGTYSPPWRSGWTIDGNLQAALLAVLPTGTPELMPPLFDLLDEQFDDFRENAHRLYGLPGLFVPAHLGTHGRQNHFGPIWCLTFWTAGAAWLARLYLEHWQHTGDLDFLRERALPFLRAAAEFQLSFATIRNGRARFSPSYSPENDPGGSGEQATVDATLDVQAVGALLRGLLTVTEVLGITDPDTLRWKSLLAALPPMRVNDAGELAEWVDPRFPDNHEHRHCSHLYPLYYGGDPAFDEDPALRAAAVRAVRARLRWWLSEASDEMGYGLALLGVAAAHLGLAEEAYAALTRISEAYWRPNRAPTHNRDHMFNVDLAGGLPALVVAMLLRSRDVLADGVARIDLLPALPAAWPTGSVRGLIARGPVTVDLTWSPGTVRAVLTSAADRTVHIGLPSGAVETITLRANVPHRL, encoded by the coding sequence CCCGGCTGCGGTTCACCCTGGCCCACGAGGACCTGTTCCAGCCGGTCACCGAGCCGCTGCCGGCTCCGCTGACCGCCCCGGCGCTGCCGCGACTACGCGAGCTTCTCGACGCCGACCGGTTCCGCGACGCGGCTCGCGCGGTCTGCGACCTCGCCGTTCAGGAGCATCCGGGGTACGAGCAGACGCGCTGGATCGATCCGCTGATCGGCGCCGGAACATTGACTTTCACTCCGGCGAACCCGGGGGACGACTATCGGCGCGGCACCGACTTCAGCACCGGTGTGGTCCGGCAGGAGTGGGCCGGGGTGACCGTCGACGCCTTCGTCTCCCGGACGGCGGACGTGCTGGTCATCCGGGTCGTCGGCACGGACGGGACGGTCGGGGTGGGCCCGATCGACGGCACCCCGGAGCGGCCGATCCACTACACCGTCGACGAGTTCGGGGACGATCTCGTCCTGACCGGACGATTCGAGCAGCCGCTCTGGGCCGGGGCCCTGCCGGGGTGGGCCTTGGCGGTACGCGTACGGCGTACCGAAGAAGGGATTTTGATCTTTGCTCGAACCGTGACCGGAACGCCCGCGCCGGCCGACGCCCTCGCCGATCTGCCCGCCGGAGACTTCGACGACCTGCTGAAAGAGCACGTGGCCGAGCATGGAAACCTGTTCGGCCGGGTCGATCTCGACCTCGGCGGGCATCCCGCGCGGGAACTGTTCGACGCCGGCCGCTACACGATCCTCAGCAGCACCGGCCGGCGCCCGCCGACGCTGCAGGGGGTGTGGAGCGGCACGTATTCGCCGCCGTGGCGCAGTGGCTGGACGATCGACGGCAACCTGCAGGCCGCGCTACTCGCCGTCCTGCCGACCGGGACGCCGGAGCTGATGCCGCCGCTGTTCGACCTGCTCGACGAGCAGTTCGACGACTTCCGGGAGAACGCGCACCGCCTCTACGGTCTGCCCGGCCTGTTCGTGCCGGCACATCTCGGCACACACGGCCGGCAGAACCATTTCGGACCCATCTGGTGCCTGACGTTCTGGACCGCCGGGGCCGCCTGGCTGGCCCGCCTCTACCTGGAGCACTGGCAGCACACCGGTGACCTGGACTTCCTCCGGGAGCGGGCGCTGCCGTTCCTGCGTGCGGCGGCCGAGTTCCAGCTGTCGTTCGCCACGATCAGGAACGGGCGCGCACGGTTCAGCCCGTCCTACTCCCCGGAGAACGATCCGGGTGGCTCCGGTGAGCAGGCGACCGTCGACGCCACCCTGGACGTCCAGGCGGTCGGCGCGCTGCTGCGCGGCCTGCTGACCGTCACCGAGGTGCTGGGGATCACCGACCCGGACACGCTGCGGTGGAAGTCGCTGCTCGCGGCGCTCCCGCCGATGCGTGTCAACGACGCCGGCGAGCTGGCCGAATGGGTCGATCCGCGCTTTCCGGACAACCACGAGCACCGGCACTGCAGTCATCTCTACCCGCTCTACTACGGCGGGGATCCGGCGTTCGACGAGGATCCGGCGCTGCGCGCCGCGGCGGTGCGTGCGGTGCGGGCCCGGTTGCGGTGGTGGTTGAGCGAGGCCTCCGACGAGATGGGGTACGGCCTGGCACTGCTCGGCGTAGCGGCGGCCCATCTGGGGCTGGCCGAGGAGGCCTACGCGGCCCTGACCAGGATCTCCGAGGCGTACTGGCGGCCCAACCGGGCGCCCACCCACAACCGGGACCACATGTTCAACGTGGACCTGGCCGGCGGCCTACCGGCCCTGGTGGTGGCCATGCTGCTGCGCAGCCGTGACGTCCTCGCCGACGGCGTCGCCCGGATCGACCTGCTCCCGGCCCTGCCCGCGGCGTGGCCCACCGGTTCGGTCCGCGGCCTGATCGCCCGCGGCCCGGTGACGGTCGACCTGACCTGGTCCCCGGGCACGGTGCGGGCGGTCCTGACCTCCGCCGCCGATCGCACCGTGCACATCGGACTCCCCTCCGGCGCGGTCGAGACGATCACCCTCCGGGCGAACGTCCCACACCGGCTCTAG
- a CDS encoding ABC transporter permease has translation MSAPPVAAEPQVAVKKAKKKVKVVSRQQLSFGQRLRRDWPLLLMCFPAMALLLVFHYIPALGNIIAFQDYNPFVGDNPLEAFLYSEWIGFGNFEYLFKTSAFWDSVITTLSITAFQLVFYFPIPIALAVLLNSVLSPRIRSLVQSVVYLPHFFSWVLVVSLFQMMLGGAGLLAQTLRQAGYTPPEIMTNPDTFMFLITSQAIWKDAGWGMIVFLAALAAIDPSLYEAAAADGAGRWRRMWHITLPGLRSVIVLLLILRLGDALNVGFEQFVLQREMVGREAAEVVDTYVYYQGIAVQQWGVGAAAGLFKAAVGILLIVGANKLAHRFGEQGIYSKR, from the coding sequence ATGAGCGCGCCCCCTGTCGCTGCTGAACCGCAGGTCGCGGTGAAGAAGGCGAAGAAGAAAGTCAAGGTGGTCTCGCGGCAGCAGCTGTCCTTCGGGCAGCGGCTGCGGCGGGACTGGCCGCTGCTGCTCATGTGCTTCCCGGCGATGGCGCTGCTGCTGGTGTTCCACTACATCCCGGCGCTCGGCAACATCATCGCCTTCCAGGACTACAACCCGTTCGTCGGCGACAACCCCCTGGAGGCGTTCCTCTACAGCGAGTGGATCGGGTTCGGGAACTTCGAGTACCTGTTCAAGACGAGCGCGTTCTGGGACTCGGTGATCACCACGCTGTCGATCACCGCGTTCCAGCTGGTCTTCTACTTCCCGATTCCGATCGCCCTGGCCGTCCTGCTGAACAGCGTCCTGTCGCCGCGGATCCGGTCGCTGGTGCAGAGCGTCGTCTACCTGCCGCACTTCTTCAGCTGGGTGCTGGTGGTGTCGCTGTTCCAGATGATGCTCGGCGGGGCCGGTCTGCTCGCGCAGACGCTGCGTCAGGCGGGGTACACGCCGCCGGAGATCATGACCAACCCGGATACGTTCATGTTCCTGATCACCTCCCAGGCGATCTGGAAGGACGCCGGCTGGGGCATGATCGTCTTCCTGGCGGCGCTCGCGGCCATCGACCCCTCGCTCTACGAGGCGGCGGCCGCGGACGGCGCCGGCCGCTGGCGCCGGATGTGGCACATCACCCTGCCCGGCCTGCGGTCGGTCATCGTGCTGCTGCTGATCCTGCGGCTGGGCGACGCTCTCAACGTCGGCTTCGAGCAGTTCGTGCTGCAACGCGAGATGGTCGGCCGGGAGGCGGCCGAGGTGGTCGACACCTACGTCTACTACCAGGGCATCGCGGTCCAACAGTGGGGTGTCGGTGCGGCGGCCGGTCTGTTCAAGGCGGCGGTCGGGATCCTGCTGATCGTGGGGGCCAACAAGCTGGCGCACCGTTTCGGCGAGCAAGGGATCTATTCGAAGAGATGA
- a CDS encoding glycoside hydrolase family 3 protein: protein MTESPSRIVFRDPQQKLAARVSDLLGRLDLAEKIALLHQHQAAVPRLGVGSFRTGTEALHGVAWLGTASAFPQAVGLASSWDPDLLRRVGTAVGTEVRAMHHRDPENVGLNVWAPVVNLLRDPRWGRNEEGYAEDPWLTGVLSTAYSEGLRGDDPRRLRTAPTLKHFLGYNNETDRCLTSSNMPPRVLHEYELPAFRPAIAAGAAVAVMASYNLINGRPTHLSPLINEVLRGWSEDDVMVVGDAFAVQNLAGDQALFEDHPAGFAAALRAGIDCVTEPGPLSEASFTTALERGSITESDVDAAVRHILSVRVRLGEFNPDEDPYRSIGVEVIDCPEHRALAREAARASVVLLGNDGILPLDPAGVGRVAVIGPLGDTTFDDWYSGTPPYRRTLRAALAERLGTDAVIFHEGVDRIALRCSAGLLVAGAGPLAVRAADDIPDAALFDVFDWGEETISLRSVISGFVGADGLGSEEHLLVSDRPGPNGWEVRETFRLEPRDGGVAIRHVQSRRYLFVGVDGLVRTADEATVFTVDLLVDGVAEAAAVAAEADVVVLSLGNHPLVAGRETEDRRDLNLPGTQDALLHAVHAANPRTILALTSSYPYAVGWAADHLPALLWSAHGGQEHGTGLADVLFGSDRTGAPVDPTGRLTQTWYHDAGDLPDLLDYDIIASDATYLYFRGAPLFPFGHGLSYTRFAYEDLRLTADTIDPDGEVTVRVDVVNVGDRPGTEVVQLYTRQRSSRVKQPLRRLRGHRQVRLKPGRRTTVEFTLPAAELAFWDVTRSRWVIEDATHTIAAGSSSADWRRTASLRVRGERIPARSPRSVLRMIDNDGYAQTTPVAIPTTPGEALRSDDDSAWVVFDGLDFSHPVTTVTADFAAAGAGATVTLRLDDPLSGPILATLAADSSREATAPIPPVTGPHALFVLFDQPGITLTSVTFA from the coding sequence GTGACCGAATCCCCCTCTCGCATCGTCTTTCGCGACCCGCAGCAGAAGCTCGCCGCTCGGGTGTCCGACCTTCTGGGCCGGCTCGACCTGGCGGAGAAGATCGCCCTCCTGCATCAGCACCAGGCCGCCGTCCCACGTCTCGGCGTCGGTTCGTTCCGCACCGGAACCGAAGCTCTCCACGGCGTCGCCTGGCTCGGTACGGCAAGCGCTTTCCCCCAGGCCGTCGGGCTGGCTTCGAGCTGGGACCCGGATCTGCTGCGCCGGGTCGGCACGGCGGTCGGCACCGAGGTGCGGGCCATGCACCACCGCGACCCGGAGAACGTCGGGCTCAACGTCTGGGCGCCGGTCGTCAATCTGCTGCGCGATCCGCGGTGGGGCCGCAACGAGGAGGGCTACGCCGAGGACCCGTGGCTGACCGGGGTGCTGAGCACGGCGTACTCGGAAGGGTTGCGCGGCGACGATCCGCGCCGGCTGCGCACCGCGCCCACCCTGAAGCACTTCCTCGGTTACAACAACGAGACCGATCGCTGTCTGACGTCGAGCAACATGCCGCCGCGAGTGCTGCACGAATATGAACTGCCCGCGTTCCGGCCGGCCATCGCCGCCGGAGCCGCGGTCGCCGTGATGGCCTCCTACAACCTGATCAACGGGCGGCCCACCCACCTCAGCCCACTGATCAACGAGGTGCTGCGGGGTTGGTCCGAGGATGACGTGATGGTCGTCGGTGACGCCTTCGCGGTGCAGAACCTCGCCGGTGACCAGGCGCTCTTCGAGGATCACCCGGCCGGGTTCGCGGCGGCGCTACGGGCCGGCATCGACTGTGTGACCGAGCCGGGACCGCTGTCCGAGGCGTCGTTCACCACCGCTCTCGAACGCGGATCGATCACCGAGTCCGACGTGGACGCGGCGGTGCGGCACATTCTTTCGGTACGTGTACGGCTCGGCGAGTTCAATCCGGACGAGGACCCGTACCGAAGCATCGGTGTTGAAGTGATCGACTGCCCGGAGCATCGCGCGCTGGCCCGGGAGGCCGCCCGTGCCTCGGTCGTGCTGCTCGGCAACGACGGCATCCTCCCGCTGGATCCGGCCGGCGTGGGCCGGGTGGCGGTGATCGGTCCGCTCGGCGACACCACGTTCGACGACTGGTACAGCGGCACCCCGCCGTACCGCAGGACGCTGCGGGCCGCGCTCGCCGAACGGCTCGGCACCGACGCGGTGATCTTCCACGAGGGTGTCGACCGGATCGCTCTGCGCTGCTCGGCCGGCCTGCTGGTGGCTGGTGCCGGCCCGCTGGCGGTGCGGGCCGCCGACGACATCCCGGACGCCGCACTGTTCGACGTCTTCGACTGGGGTGAGGAGACGATCTCCCTACGGTCGGTGATCTCGGGTTTCGTCGGTGCGGACGGTCTGGGATCCGAGGAACACCTGCTGGTCAGCGACCGTCCGGGACCGAACGGCTGGGAGGTTCGCGAGACGTTCCGCCTGGAGCCGCGAGACGGCGGGGTGGCGATCCGGCACGTGCAGAGCCGCCGCTACCTGTTCGTGGGGGTGGACGGCCTGGTCCGTACCGCCGATGAAGCGACCGTCTTCACCGTGGACCTGCTGGTCGACGGGGTGGCCGAGGCCGCCGCGGTGGCCGCCGAGGCCGATGTGGTGGTGCTCTCCCTGGGTAACCACCCACTGGTGGCCGGCCGGGAGACCGAGGACCGCCGCGACCTGAACCTGCCCGGCACACAGGACGCCCTGCTACACGCCGTGCACGCCGCCAATCCGCGCACGATCTTGGCGCTGACCAGCAGTTACCCGTATGCGGTCGGCTGGGCCGCAGACCACCTGCCGGCCCTGCTGTGGTCGGCGCACGGTGGCCAGGAGCACGGCACCGGGCTGGCCGACGTGCTGTTCGGCTCGGACCGGACGGGAGCGCCCGTCGACCCGACCGGCCGGCTCACCCAGACCTGGTACCACGACGCCGGTGATCTGCCCGACCTGCTCGACTACGACATCATCGCGAGCGACGCCACCTACCTCTACTTCCGGGGCGCGCCGCTGTTCCCGTTCGGGCACGGGCTGTCCTACACCCGGTTCGCCTACGAGGACCTGCGGCTCACCGCCGACACGATCGACCCGGACGGCGAGGTGACGGTCCGCGTCGACGTGGTGAACGTCGGCGACCGCCCGGGCACGGAGGTCGTGCAGCTCTACACCCGCCAGCGGAGCTCCCGCGTCAAGCAGCCGCTGCGCCGACTGCGCGGGCACCGTCAGGTGCGTCTCAAGCCCGGCCGACGCACCACAGTGGAATTCACGCTGCCCGCCGCCGAGCTGGCCTTCTGGGACGTCACCCGCTCCCGCTGGGTGATCGAGGACGCCACACACACCATCGCCGCCGGCTCGTCCAGCGCCGATTGGCGCCGCACCGCGTCGCTACGCGTCCGCGGCGAGAGGATTCCGGCCCGGTCACCGAGGTCCGTGCTCCGGATGATCGACAACGATGGGTACGCCCAGACGACCCCGGTGGCCATCCCGACGACGCCGGGTGAGGCCCTTCGCAGCGACGACGACTCCGCCTGGGTGGTCTTCGACGGCCTCGACTTCAGCCACCCGGTCACCACGGTGACCGCCGATTTCGCGGCTGCCGGTGCGGGCGCAACGGTCACCCTGCGCCTGGACGACCCCCTGTCCGGCCCGATCCTGGCCACTCTGGCCGCCGACTCTTCGCGCGAGGCGACCGCCCCGATCCCACCGGTGACCGGCCCACACGCCCTGTTCGTCCTCTTCGACCAGCCCGGGATCACGCTGACCTCCGTGACTTTCGCCTGA
- a CDS encoding carbohydrate ABC transporter permease, with protein MSADTVVRPRRNTLRPVWEEQPSLLGQFGKGTILTLVVAVVVVPLWVVVVTSLSSEKTINDAGGYVFLPREFNPSAYVVIFSGGQITDAILVSTIVTLAGTALSLVVTVLAAYGLSRPGTLGHRPILFYFLLTFLIYPGMIPSYLVVTGLGLKDNLLSLILPTAISAFNLVVLRAFFMSIPGELYDSARMDGAGELRILTRIVLPLSKAVTAVVGLFYAVGYWNAFFNAILYIDRNDLQPVQRVLQQFILAGQSPASSGASVAIPGLGSTVPPSLAIKMAVVVVTVVPALIIYPFVQRHFTKGVIIGAVKG; from the coding sequence ATGAGCGCAGACACCGTGGTCCGGCCGCGTCGCAACACGCTGCGGCCGGTGTGGGAGGAGCAGCCGTCGCTGCTCGGCCAGTTCGGCAAGGGCACGATCCTCACCCTGGTGGTGGCGGTCGTGGTGGTGCCGCTCTGGGTGGTCGTGGTGACCAGCCTGTCGTCCGAGAAGACGATCAACGACGCCGGTGGGTACGTGTTCCTCCCGCGCGAGTTCAACCCGTCGGCGTACGTGGTGATCTTCTCGGGTGGGCAGATCACCGACGCGATCCTGGTGAGCACGATCGTCACGCTCGCCGGAACGGCGCTCAGCCTGGTCGTCACGGTGCTCGCCGCGTACGGCCTGTCCCGGCCGGGCACGCTCGGGCACCGGCCGATCCTGTTCTACTTCCTGCTGACGTTCCTGATCTACCCCGGCATGATCCCGAGCTACCTGGTGGTCACCGGCCTGGGGCTGAAGGACAACCTGCTGTCGCTGATCCTGCCGACCGCGATCAGCGCGTTCAACCTGGTGGTGCTGCGGGCGTTCTTCATGAGCATCCCCGGTGAGCTGTACGACAGCGCCCGCATGGACGGTGCCGGTGAACTGCGCATCCTGACCCGGATCGTGCTGCCGCTCTCCAAGGCGGTGACCGCCGTGGTCGGTCTGTTCTACGCGGTCGGCTACTGGAACGCGTTCTTCAACGCGATCCTCTACATCGACCGGAACGACCTCCAGCCGGTCCAGCGGGTGTTGCAGCAGTTCATCCTGGCCGGCCAGTCACCGGCATCGTCAGGTGCGTCGGTCGCCATCCCGGGTCTCGGCTCGACGGTCCCGCCGAGCCTGGCGATCAAGATGGCGGTGGTGGTCGTGACGGTCGTCCCGGCGCTGATCATCTACCCGTTCGTCCAGCGCCACTTCACCAAGGGCGTGATCATCGGAGCGGTGAAGGGCTAG
- a CDS encoding extracellular solute-binding protein encodes MARAMEGASTNRRNFLGLVGLGAASLASGGVLAGCSKDPSTGGSATNAQQAAGLLPQFKDSTLVQPDVKGIRPMADGYVKYPTSLVDAISDKAITSGKPVTATTPWWGPAPPAGNKLNEAVNADLGGAINFNIQDGNTYGDKLNTMLGARDVPDLTCIPGWEVAKLARFSEGVHALFEDLTPHLSGDKVNAYPMLAGLETGAWQDSVWGGKLMGVPFPTDAPYPSVLFIRKDVTQERGVADPTTLDELYEFGKKMTNADKGEWAFGDIWLEVQQICGAGGSEDGWLKTADGKVVHRMELPQYKRAVEFMARLYAEKLVHPDIASSKGGDTQALFKGGKMFMYGTGGGSWKETWRPAVQINPKFNMQAVKVFGADKGQAPVRWRTRPAILWTFVKKGLGQERTQELLRVLNYTAAPFGTKEWELQNYGVEGTHFKRDASGAPVTNDLWVKEFANQFIFLGGRPPVVVGGPDIPTYAADFVNWGNDASKYLEVNPWDGIKVEKPTQMAALAQPTEDKITDILKGRTPVSEFDKVVSDWRAAGGDAGREFYAKVLADNGR; translated from the coding sequence GTGGCTAGAGCGATGGAAGGCGCGTCGACGAACAGGCGGAACTTCCTCGGACTGGTCGGCCTCGGCGCCGCCTCCCTGGCCAGTGGCGGAGTTCTCGCCGGTTGCAGCAAGGACCCGAGCACCGGGGGCTCGGCCACCAACGCCCAGCAGGCCGCCGGTCTGCTTCCGCAGTTCAAGGACTCCACCCTGGTCCAGCCGGACGTCAAGGGCATCCGTCCGATGGCGGACGGCTACGTGAAGTACCCGACGTCGCTGGTCGACGCCATCAGCGACAAGGCGATCACCAGCGGCAAGCCGGTCACCGCGACCACCCCGTGGTGGGGTCCGGCGCCACCGGCCGGCAACAAGCTCAACGAGGCGGTCAACGCCGATCTGGGTGGCGCGATCAACTTCAACATCCAGGACGGCAACACGTACGGCGACAAGCTCAACACCATGCTGGGCGCCCGGGACGTACCCGATCTGACCTGCATCCCGGGTTGGGAGGTGGCCAAGCTGGCCCGGTTCTCCGAGGGTGTGCACGCGCTCTTCGAGGACCTCACCCCGCACCTGTCCGGGGACAAGGTCAACGCGTACCCGATGCTCGCCGGCCTGGAGACCGGGGCCTGGCAGGACTCGGTGTGGGGCGGCAAGCTGATGGGCGTCCCGTTCCCGACCGACGCGCCGTACCCCTCGGTGCTCTTCATCCGTAAGGACGTCACCCAGGAGCGCGGCGTCGCCGACCCGACCACGCTGGACGAGCTCTACGAGTTCGGCAAGAAGATGACGAACGCCGACAAGGGCGAGTGGGCGTTCGGTGACATCTGGCTCGAGGTGCAGCAGATCTGCGGCGCGGGCGGCTCGGAGGACGGCTGGCTGAAGACCGCCGACGGCAAGGTCGTGCACCGGATGGAGCTGCCGCAGTACAAACGGGCCGTCGAATTCATGGCTCGGCTCTACGCCGAGAAGCTGGTCCACCCCGACATCGCGTCGAGCAAGGGCGGCGACACCCAGGCCCTCTTCAAGGGCGGCAAGATGTTCATGTACGGCACCGGCGGCGGCTCCTGGAAGGAGACGTGGCGGCCGGCCGTGCAGATCAATCCGAAGTTCAACATGCAGGCCGTCAAGGTGTTCGGTGCGGACAAGGGTCAGGCACCGGTCCGCTGGCGGACCCGCCCGGCGATCCTCTGGACGTTCGTCAAGAAGGGACTCGGTCAGGAACGCACCCAGGAACTGCTGCGTGTCCTTAACTACACCGCGGCGCCGTTCGGCACCAAGGAGTGGGAGCTGCAGAACTACGGGGTCGAGGGCACCCACTTCAAGCGGGACGCCAGTGGTGCGCCGGTCACCAACGACCTGTGGGTGAAGGAGTTCGCCAACCAGTTCATCTTCCTCGGCGGCCGCCCGCCGGTCGTCGTCGGCGGCCCGGACATCCCGACCTACGCCGCGGACTTCGTGAACTGGGGTAACGACGCCTCGAAGTACCTCGAGGTCAATCCGTGGGACGGCATCAAGGTGGAGAAGCCGACCCAGATGGCGGCCCTCGCGCAGCCCACCGAAGACAAGATCACCGACATCCTCAAGGGCCGCACTCCGGTCAGCGAGTTCGACAAGGTGGTCTCCGACTGGCGCGCCGCCGGTGGCGACGCGGGCCGCGAGTTCTACGCCAAGGTTCTGGCTGACAACGGGCGATGA
- a CDS encoding LysE family translocator gives MSDVGQALAFAGVIGLAAVSPGPDFAIVVRRSVVAGRMHGMVAAAGVAAGVFVWSVAAAVGVAALLEASAVAFTVVKLAGAAYLMWLGVSALLAARRGGSGPDRQLAGRAEARLWGSFRDGLLTNVLNPKCGVFFVAVLPQFAPVDGSAGDVMLLSLVAVAVTIAWFVVVANLVAAMHRVLSRPAVRRSLDAVTGAVLVALGLRLAATS, from the coding sequence ATGAGCGACGTGGGGCAGGCGCTGGCGTTCGCGGGTGTGATCGGGCTGGCGGCGGTGTCGCCGGGGCCGGACTTCGCCATCGTGGTGCGGCGTTCGGTGGTGGCCGGCCGCATGCACGGGATGGTCGCCGCCGCCGGAGTGGCAGCCGGGGTGTTCGTCTGGTCGGTGGCGGCCGCGGTCGGGGTGGCCGCTCTGCTGGAGGCGTCGGCCGTGGCGTTCACCGTGGTCAAGCTGGCCGGTGCGGCGTACCTGATGTGGTTGGGGGTCAGTGCCCTGCTCGCGGCCCGGCGCGGAGGTTCGGGCCCGGACCGGCAGCTCGCCGGGCGCGCCGAGGCGCGGCTGTGGGGTTCGTTCCGGGACGGCCTGCTGACCAACGTGCTGAATCCGAAGTGTGGTGTCTTCTTCGTGGCCGTGCTGCCCCAGTTCGCGCCGGTGGACGGCTCGGCCGGCGACGTGATGCTGCTGTCGCTGGTCGCGGTGGCGGTGACGATCGCCTGGTTCGTGGTGGTCGCCAACCTGGTGGCCGCGATGCACCGGGTGCTGTCCCGGCCGGCTGTGCGCCGTTCGCTGGACGCCGTCACCGGCGCCGTCCTGGTGGCCCTGGGCCTGCGCCTGGCCGCCACCTCCTGA